The genome window TGCTTTGTCTTGTAGATGGTCATATTACGCGACATTGAATATGAgatgcgctctgggaaaatggggcttatagcatgggcgaaaagtgtcgtccaagatcagCATGTGCAGACTGTTCCGTCacttacatgtatttatgtgCATGTGCGAACATCAGTTTTACAATAGAAAGCGACccttagttttgttttttatcctcTATGTATTTGAAATGTACAATTGACCATGCTTCTAAGCATTTACTTTTGAGAGAAACGTCAAGTGAGATCTATATTCAACACTTGTTCATAATTATACGAACTTGTTTTTCCCACATCATACAATAAAAtactattaatataaattacataaCAAGTTTATTCACGGCGGCTCAatatcatataaaacaatatatctttatataaaatataaaacaacgtATGTACAAATTTGTGTCATGCTGcaaatatttgtaaatttaatTACAGTGCATATAAAAGACTGGAAATACACATAATCAATCTAGTTGAATATTTACATTGGAATGTGGACATCAACTTTCTCAAATCACAAGACCATGTTTGCTACATGGCACATGTACATACTCGTATAGTTGTCAAAGAAATATTTCAGCGGTACATTTGAGGAAATTTAGCAGTAGTTATGATAAATATACCAGaatattaattatcaaaaatgtTTCTGAGATCAAGAAATTGATGTCTATGATTTCTGATACTAGTAAACTGTTTTTCTACTGCTTTGACAGTTCTCCTTTCTGAAACAGAGGATTTAAACCGTGAGGCATGTACCCCGGCAGTGACGTCATCGGATGGTGAAGACCCGGATGTAAATTACTCGATATGGACGACGGTAGTGAGGTCGGGAAGCTCGGATGCAGCCCGCTGCTAAGAGAGCATGATGGCAAACCGCACGGACACGACGACTTGAGCGAGGACATCGCCGGGAGGCCGCTTAAAGTCGCAGAGTCGGCCTTGAACCGGTGAGAAAGCGAGTCCATGTGACTGGCCTCTGATGACGGAGGTAGCGATGTTGTCAGTCTGTCCAATGCGGAGGAGGCTCCAATGGAAACCGGAAACGATGGTAGAGTGTCGAACATTGGCTTCAGCGGCGCGGAGTGCGTCAGAGGCGAGAAAGCCGACGAGTTGGACGTCTGATACAAGCCTGCCAGCGGAAGTGATGGGTAGGGCGCCGCAGGGTTGGGGAGCCCGTAAGGGTAAGAGGCAGCGGCAGCGGCGAGGTAGGCGTAGATCTGGGGATCCGGGGGGATTCCGTAAGGCCATGTGACGGCCATGCGTTGGCGTTTGTCCTTCATTCGTCGGTTTTGGAACCAAACCTAATGAAAAAGGAAATCAAACGTACACATTTTATTCGTAGGTCTagccaaaaaaaaaatgtttcgggAATATTTTTGAAGAATTTTGATCGAGTTTCATTGCAGGCAAACACGAAAACACGAATAAAATagcataatataaaatacaataatccaataaaaatacattttaattgagGGGAATGTTAGCAAAAGGGCCG of Dreissena polymorpha isolate Duluth1 chromosome 15, UMN_Dpol_1.0, whole genome shotgun sequence contains these proteins:
- the LOC127860547 gene encoding homeobox protein XHOX-3-like — encoded protein: MISPAIASSTDLPVVNQKPFHRPGFPPEYPTIPSPEERGQSCPTSPSSPCSTASDHDSSLEKTSPTDSDHSDMERDAQQYYRNPNHLEHDLSGLDNGVRRYRTAFSKEQINTLEREFNKENYVSRPKRCELAKQLSLPESTIKVWFQNRRMKDKRQRMAVTWPYGIPPDPQIYAYLAAAAASYPYGLPNPAAPYPSLPLAGLYQTSNSSAFSPLTHSAPLKPMFDTLPSFPVSIGASSALDRLTTSLPPSSEASHMDSLSHRFKADSATLSGLPAMSSLKSSCPCGLPSCSLSSGLHPSFPTSLPSSISSNLHPGLHHPMTSLPGYMPHGLNPLFQKGELSKQ